A single window of Aspergillus puulaauensis MK2 DNA, chromosome 5, nearly complete sequence DNA harbors:
- the gpaB gene encoding guanine nucleotide-binding protein subunit alpha gpaB (COG:D,T;~EggNog:ENOG410PFYM;~InterPro:IPR002975,IPR027417,IPR011025,IPR001019;~PFAM:PF00503,PF00025;~go_component: GO:0005834 - heterotrimeric G-protein complex [Evidence IEA];~go_function: GO:0001664 - G protein-coupled receptor binding [Evidence IEA];~go_function: GO:0003924 - GTPase activity [Evidence IEA];~go_function: GO:0005525 - GTP binding [Evidence IEA];~go_function: GO:0019001 - guanyl nucleotide binding [Evidence IEA];~go_function: GO:0031683 - G-protein beta/gamma-subunit complex binding [Evidence IEA];~go_process: GO:0007165 - signal transduction [Evidence IEA];~go_process: GO:0007186 - G protein-coupled receptor signaling pathway [Evidence IEA]), with product MVHSRAVNDNVLKMGSCFSSESAGDAEQKKRSQAIDRKLEEDSRRLRRECKILLLGSGESGKSTIVKQMKIIHQNGYTVEELALYRLTVYKNLLECAKALIGAYHQFSLEPTSQKVRDYIEFLTDYNIDPDPNIPLDSTVGDAITYIWNDPCTSTALERQNEFYLMDSAPYFFEEAKRITAPDYIPNVNDVLRARTKTTGIYETRFTMGQLSIHMFDVGGQRSERKKWIHCFENVTSIIFCVALSEYDQVLLEEGNQNRMMESLVLFDSVVNSRWFMRTSIILFLNKVDLFRQKLPRSPLSNYFPDYSGGNDVNRAAKYLLWRFNQVNRAHLNLYPHLTQATDTTNIRLVFAAVKETILQNALKDSGIL from the exons ATGGTCCACTCCCGCGCCGTTAACGACAACGTCTTGAAAATGGGTTCCTGCTTTAGCTCAGAGTCGGCAGGAGATGCggaacagaagaagagaagtcaGGCAATCGATCGGAAACTAGAAGAGGACTCTAGGCGCCTGCGGCGAGAATGCAAGATTTTGCTACTCG GGTCTGGAGAAAGTGGAAAATCGACGATTGTCAAGCAAATGAAAATTATTCATCAGAATGGGTATACAGTCGAAGAGTTAGCGTTATATCGTTTGACAGTCTATAAAAACCTCCTCGAATGCGCCAAGGCCCTTATAGGAGCCTACCACCAATTTTCGCTTGAACCAACGAGCCAGAAGGTCCGCGACTATATCGAGTTCCTCACCGATTACAACATCGACCCGGATCCCAATATACCGCTGGATTCGACAGTAGGGGATGCGATAACATACATTTGGAATGATCCGTGCACATCAACAGCTTTAGAGCGACAGAATGAGTTTTACTTAATGGACTCAGCGCCCTA TTTTTTCGAAGAGGCAAAGCGCATAACGGCACCCGACTATATACCAAACGTCAATGATGTTTTGCGCGCACGTACAAAGACAACCGGTATATATGAAACGCGATTTACAATGGGCCAATTAAGCATTCA CATGTTTGATGTTGGTGGCCAGCGCAGCGAGAGAAAAAAGTGGATCCATTGTTTCGAAAATGTTACGTCGATCATCTTCTGTGTGGCCTTGAGTGAATATGATCAAGTATTATTGGAAGAGGGGAACCAG AACCGGATGATGGAAAGTCTGGTACTCTTCGACTCTGTCGTGAACTCTCGATGGTTCATGCGAACAAGCATCATTCTTTTCCTTAACAAAGTGGATTTATTCCGGCAAAAACTACCTCGCTCACCGTTGAGCAACTACTTTCCAGATTACTCGGGTGGTAACGATGTCAACCGAGCGGCGAAGTATCTCCTTTGGAGGTTCAACCAGGTCAACCGAGCGCACCTGAACTTATATCCTCA TTTAACTCAAGCTACCGACACGACGAACATCCGATTGGTATTTGCTGCTGTCAAGGAGACCATTTTACAGAATGCTTTGAAAGACTCGGGCATTCTGTGA
- the culA gene encoding cullin culA (COG:D;~EggNog:ENOG410PFP9;~InterPro:IPR036317,IPR036388,IPR001373,IPR019559, IPR036390,IPR016159,IPR016158;~PFAM:PF10557,PF00888;~go_function: GO:0031625 - ubiquitin protein ligase binding [Evidence IEA];~go_process: GO:0006511 - ubiquitin-dependent protein catabolic process [Evidence IEA]) — MAPLIPQTPHKDDLEETWAFLENGINNVMVKLEEGVDMKTYMALYTAVHNFCTSHKAVSGQAIQSQRGAHLLGEELYRKLGEYLAGHLDSVYQESTGHADEALLAFYIREWERYTNAAKYINHLFRYLNRHWVKREIDEGKKNVYDVYTQHLVKWKEDFFVKVHDKVMGAVLKLVEKQRNGETIEQSQIKSIVDSFVSLGLDETDPTKSTLEIYRFYFQKPFLGATRVYYEDESRQFVAENSVVEYMKKAEVRLDEEKARVGLYLHNDIAKELTETCLDVLVTAHSELLRDEFQPLLDNERQEDLARMYRLLSRIKDGLDPLRTKFEAHVRKAGLSAVEKVAAEGESFEPKMYVDALLSVHTRYDSLVKEAFNGESEFVRSLDNACREFVNRNKICKSGSTKTPELLARYTDSLLKKGSKAAEESELEEMLVQIMTVFKYIEDKDVFQKFYSKMLAKRLVHVSSVSDDAETSMISKLKEACGFEYTNKLQRMFQDIQISKDLNSSYKDWLDKSFLDDDDRKKLVDSHFQILGTGFWPLNAPSTDFLAPPEIVKTSERFQKFYFDKHNGRKLTWLWQLCKGEIKANYIKNTKVPYTFQVSTFQMGILLLFNESDSLTYEDIQKATSLTPEMLDPNLSIFLKAKVLTIGPEGSKPGPGTTFSLNYNFKNKKIKVNLNIQIKSEQKVETDDTHKTIEEDRKLLLQSAIVRIMKSRKKMKHVQLVQEVIHQVKSRFPPQVPDIKKNIEALMEKDYIERLDGDEISYIA; from the exons ATGGCCCCTCTGATTCCTCAGACCCCTCACAAGGATGACCTGGAAGAAAC ATGGGCGTTTCTGGAGAATGGCATCAACAATGTTATGGTaaagctggaggagggtgtggaTATGAAAACC TACATGGCCCTCTATAC AGCGGTTCACAATTTTTGCACCTCACACAAAGCCGTCAGCGGTCAAGCTATACAATCACAGCGTGGTG CGCATTTGCTCGGAGAGGAGCTCTATAGAAAACTTGGGGAATACTTGGCTGGCCACCTTGATTCTGTTTACCAAGAATCGACAGGCCACGCCGACGAGGCCTTACTCGCATTCTATATCCGTGAATGGGAGCGATATACCAACGCTGCCAAATACATCAACCACCTTTTCAGATACCTCAACCGTCACTGGGTGAAGCGAGAAATTGACGAAGGGAAGAAAAATGTCTACGATGTATACACACAGCACCTAGTCAAGTGGAAGGAGGACTTTTTCGTCAAGGTGCACGACAAGGTCATGGGCGCGGTTCTTAAGCTTGTCGAGAAGCAGCGGAATGGGGAAACCATCGAACAGTCCCAAATTAAGAGTATTGTCGATTCATTTGTTTCTCTTGGACTCGACGAAACAGACCCCACAAAGTCTACACTGGAAATTTACCGCTTCTATTTCCAGAAGCCTTTCCTTGGTGCAACTAGAGTCTACTACGAAGATGAGTCCCGCCAGTTCGTTGCAGAGAACAGCGTTGTTGAGTATATGAAAAAGGCAGAAGTCCGTCTCGACGAAGAGAAGGCACGTGTCGGGCTCTATTTGCACAATGATATTGCTAAAGAACTAACCGAAACCTGCTTGGATGTGCTTGTTACTGCACACTCTGAGCTCCTGCGCGATGAGTTCCAACCGCTACTCGACAATGAACGTCAAGAAGACCTTGCCCGGATGTACCGGCTTTTGTCGCGAATCAAAGATGGGCTGGACCCTCTCCGCACAAAGTTCGAAGCGCACGTGAGAAAAGCTGGTCTATCTGCCGTCGAGAAGGTAGCCGCTGAAGGTGAATCCTTCGAGCCTAAGATGTACGTCGATGCATTGCTATCTGTGCACACCAGATACGACAGTCTCGTGAAGGAAGCTTTCAATGGCGAGTCCGAGTTTGTTCGCTCTCTCGACAATGCATGCCGCGAATTCGTGAATCGTAACAAGATCTGTAAGTCTGGGTCTACCAAAACACCCGAGTTACTGGCGCGGTACACGGATTCTCTATTGAAGAAGGGGTCAAAGGCTGCGGAGgagtcggagctggaggagatgttgGTCCAGATCATGACCGTTTTCAAGTACATTGAAGACAAGGATGTCTTCCAGAAATTCTACTCTAAGATGCTTGCTAAGCGGCTGGTCCACGTGAGCTCAGTATCTGACGATGCTGAGACAAGCATGATTAGCAAACTTAAGGAGGCTTGTGGTTTTGAATACACCAACAAGTTGCAGCGAATGTTCCAGGACATCCAGATCTCTAAGGATCTGAACTCCAGCTACAAAGATTGGCTAGATAAATCTTTCTTAGACGACGATGACCGGAAGAAGCTTGTGGACTCACATTTCCAGATTCTCGGAACTGGATTCTGGCCCCTCAACGCGCCATCAACCGATTTCCTTGCGCCTCCTGAAATTGTCAAGACTTCTGAGCGGTTCCAAAAGTTCTATTTCGATAAACATAACGGTCGAAAGCTGACCTGGCTCTGGCAGTTGTGCAAGGGCGAAATCAAGGCTAATTATATCAAGAATACCAAGGTTCCATACACATTCCAAGTATCGACTTTCCAGATGGGTATTCTTCTGCTCTTCAACGAGAGCGACTCCCTGACATACGAAGATATCCAAAAGGCTACTTCTCTCACGCCTGAGATGCTTGATCCGAATCTGAGTATCTTCTTGAAGGCCAAGGTCCTCACCATCGGCCCAGAGGGATCTAAGCCCGGCCCGGGCACGACCTTCTCCCTCAATTACAActtcaagaacaagaagatcaaggtcAACCTCAACATTCAAATCAAGTCCGAGCAGAAGGTCGAGACGGATGACACGCACAAGACGATTGAAGAAGACCGCAAGCTTCTGCTTCAG TCCGCCATTGTCAGAATCATGAAGTcccggaagaagatgaagcatGTGCAACTTGTGCAAGAAGTGATTCATCAAGTCAAGTCACGTTTCCCACCACAAGTACCTGACATCAAGAAAAACATCGAAGCCCTGATGGAGAAGGATTACATCGAGCGTCTGGACGGCGATGAAATTTCTTACATTGCATGA
- the AVL9 gene encoding putative Avl9 protein (BUSCO:EOG09262V8E;~COG:S;~EggNog:ENOG410PGRT;~InterPro:IPR037516,IPR018307;~PFAM:PF09794), which yields MSRAQVHQEPIVMVIDFHHARGPEIELCIGPEGTDPAAENDWSLLPFMALSDGAHMSTEEFSYFTLRRKGTETEPPTSLFGIACSRQIDSKTLIYKSPDVTRSTVQKAVVVVTDTPKSLGQLREKLSVVTSAWFAQRDFSDRDILKKFREGLVISLEKGEGVKDQTLGLSLREMIHEFKYQTLVLFKALLLQPKMLFFGSRCERLCMIQFSLVSLIPGLMNYLQDSADPSFDTYAQTVEKPTSLKTSDRSSLLAYMGLPLQIFGKGSMFGPYTPLQQLDLLADDGTKSYVVGSTNSLLLQQKDRYSDILINLDEDTINITSPSLRTALTLSVADRRWIDAITQIVSDTWDEAHPQQPKTHGYMGSEEFIRLQFEEYLLALLSCMKYHEELNSFLADEPSRRSRAHLDSYNIDGNPALEFNQEFLAQWKGTSNYALFERLTSDALLFSVAEPRHPSAGGLTIDDVQRRISQQVADLHLDEKVREGREALNRHLSTGQKKVSAAFNSFWADIESMREAQRKRNEEKASQSPRPSLDRSASLPVSPSDSASSTAGSSWFPNRKAPAPAVDMTQAQASVSVVGQKAGAYFSSWGSWATEKKKEWQEKKSTSPSPTESAAVTSPSTPTLASITESNDNTEKGRRLSMQSLRSEGSNTLSRSGSRRKRLSNIFLKRDSLDINAANRDNDDNETVYPKSPLSREAPGLGDDYVSEPPAKQTESEQKAAATIPEEKENTVESAPSDNTKEEEPSAAAAKPTETTSAVKPDTEAEVSPEKPSALTSTPANESTS from the exons ATGTCGCGCGCTCAGGTCCACCAAGAACCTATTGTCATGGTCATTGACTTCCACCATGCTAG GGGCCCCGAAATCGAACTATGCATTGGACCTGAAGGAACCGACCCCGCGGCCGAAAATGACTGGTCACTATTGCCGTTCATGGCGCTCTCCGACGGAGCGCATAT GTCGACCGAGGAATTCTCATACTTCACCCTCCGCCGTAAAGGCACCGAGACCGAGCCCCCCACGTCACTTTTCGGTATCGCTTGTTCGAGACAGATTGACTCCAAGACCCTTATCTATAAATCGCCCGATGTGACGAGGTCGACGGTGCAGAAGGCGGTCGTTGTTGTTACGGATACGCCGAAGAGCCTTGGACAGCTTAGGGAGAAGCTTTCTGTTGTTACGTCGGCTTGGTTTGCGCAGCG GGACTTTTCGGACCGTGATATCCTGAAG AAATTCCGCGAAGGCCTAGTTATAAGTctggagaagggcgagggggTTAAGGACCAAACTCTAG GACTTTCTTTGCGAGAGATGATCCATGAGTTTAAATACCAGACTCTTGTCCTATTCAAAGCATTGCTATTGCAACCAAAG ATGCTTTTCTTCGGGTCAAGATGCGAACGACTGTGCATGATCCAGTTTTCTCTCGTGTCTCTCATTCCCGGCCTCATGAACTACCTTCAAGACTCTGCCGATCCGTCCTTTGACACCTATGCGCAGACGGTTGAGAAACCGACCTCCCTCAAGACAAGTGACAGGAGCTCTT TGTTGGCATATATGGGCCTCCCGTTGCAGATTTTTGGAAAG GGAAGCATGTTTGGACCGTACACACCTTTGCAGcagctggatctgctggcgGACGACGGAACGAAATCATATGTTGTTGGCTCTACAAATTCCTTGCTTTTGCAGCAGAAAGACCGTTATAGCGATATTTTAATCAAC CTCGACGAAGACACGATCAACATTACATCACCATCTTTACGAACTGCGCTGACCCTATCTGTGGCAGATCGGCGCTGGATTGATGCCATCACCCAAATCGTGAGCGATACCTGGGATGAAGCGCATCCCCAGCAACCGAAGACGCACGGGTACATGGGATCTGAAGAGTTCATTAGACTTCAATTCGAAGAGTACCTTCTCGCATTGCTCTCATGCATGAAGTATCATGAAGAACTCAACTCCTTCCTCGCGGATGAACCGAGCCGCCGTAGTCGGGCGCATTTGGATTCCTACAATATCGACGGCAACCCTGCGTTGGAGTTCAACCAGGAGTTCCTCGCGCAATGGAAAGGAACATCCAACTATGCCTTGTTTGAGCGTCTAACTTCTGACGCCCTTCTATTCTCCGTCGCCGAACCTCGACACCCGTCTGCTGGCGGCCTGACGATAGATGATGTCCAGAGACGAATCTCCCAACAAGTCGCAGACCTCCATCTCGACGAAAAAGTGCGTGAAGGCCGCGAAGCCCTCAACAGACACCTCTCCACAGGCCAAAAGAAAGTGTCCGCCGCATTCAACAGCTTCTGGGCAGATATCGAATCCATGCGAGAAGCTCAGCGTAAGCGAAACGAAGAAAAGGCAAGCCAGTCACCGCGCCCATCGCTGGACAGATCTGCCTCGCTCCCGGTCTCACCGTCAGACTCCGCATCATCCACAGCCGGCTCCTCATGGTTTCCCAACCGCAAAGCACCCGCCCCAGCCGTAGATATGACGCAGGCTCAAGCCTCCGTCAGTGTCGTCGGCCAGAAAGCAGGCGCGTACTTCAGCTCCTGGGGCTCATGGGCaactgagaagaagaaggagtgGCAGGAAAAGAAGTCTacctcgccctccccaaCGGAGAGCGCTGCTGTGACATCACCGTCTACTCCGACTTTGGCAAGCATCACGGAGTCGAATGATAACACGGAAAAAGGCAGACGACTATCAATGCAGTCTCTTCGCAGCGAGGGCTCGAACACGTTATCCCGTAgtggaagcagaaggaagcGACTCAGTAACATCTTCCTCAAGCGCGATAGCCTTGACATCAACGCTGCCAACCGCGACAATGACGATAACGAGACTGTCTACCCGAAATCTCCTTTGTCGAGAGAGGCGCCTGGCTTGGGCGATGACTATGTCTCGGAACCTCCAGCGAAGCAGACTGAGAGCGAACAGAAGGCTGCCGCCACAATAcctgaagaaaaggagaatACCGTCGAGTCTGCACCTAGTGACAacacaaaagaagaagaaccctcAGCAGCCGCCGCCAAACCCACCGAAACAACATCAGCCGTTAAACCAGACACTGAAGCCGAAGTCTCACCCGAGAAACCGTCCGCACTGACTTCAACACCCGCAAACGAGTCGACATCATAA
- the glpV gene encoding glycogen phosphorylase (CAZy:GT35;~COG:G;~EggNog:ENOG410PFTQ;~InterPro:IPR011833,IPR000811;~PFAM:PF00343;~go_function: GO:0004645 - 1,4-alpha-oligoglucan phosphorylase activity [Evidence IEA];~go_function: GO:0008184 - glycogen phosphorylase activity [Evidence IEA];~go_function: GO:0030170 - pyridoxal phosphate binding [Evidence IEA];~go_process: GO:0005975 - carbohydrate metabolic process [Evidence IEA]), whose product MSESRHERRPSVGAPVSSLQGPIGPGFSRPKHKRNYTGFGRAEIKSVEASIPEGLREAWRKHSASGFTNKDEFEHELVRHVETTLARSLYNCDELAAYSGTALAFRDRLIIDWNKTQQRQTLNDQKRVYYLSLEFLMGRTLDNAMLNVGMKDVARDGLGDLGFRIEDVISQEHDAALGNGGLGRLAACLLDSLATLNYPAWGYGLRYRYGIFKQEIVDGYQVEIPDYWLDFNPWEFPRHEITVDIQFYGWVRTYEDENGKTINSWQDAETVQAVAYDVPVPGYGTRTTNNLRLWSSKAASGEFDFQKFNAGDYESAVADQQRAETISAVLYPNDNLDRGKELRLKQQYFWCAASLFDIVRRFKKTNRPWSEFADQIAIQLNDTHPTLAIVELHRILIDKEGLTWDESWDIVTQTFGYTNHTVLPEALEKWSVPLLQNLLPRHMQIIYDINLYFLQTVEKKFPGDREILSRVSIIEESHPKMVRMAHIAVVGSHKVNGVAELHSDLLQSTLFRDFVSIYGPDKFTNVTNGVTPRRWLHQANPRLSSLIASKLGSHDFLTDLTLLEKIEAFADDKAFQQEWVEIKTFNKLRLAKHIKETTGYSVNPNSLFDVQVKRIHEYKRQQLNIFGVIHRYLKIKSMSAEEKKKVTPRVSIFGGKAAPGYWMAKTVIHLINEVSSVVNNDAEVGDLLKVIFVEDYNVSKAEIICPASDISEHISTAGTEGSGTSNMKFVLNGGLIIGTCDGANIEITREIGEQNIFLFGNLAEDVEDIRHRHFYGGFKLDPNLAAVFDAIRSGTFGEPSHFSALLASIAEHGDYYLVSDDFNSYIKTQEMVDEAFKNREEWVSKSITSVARMGFFSTDRVINEYAESIWNVEPLAVTD is encoded by the exons ATGTCTGAGTCTCGCCACGAAAGAAGACCATCAGTTGGAGCCCCAGTTTCGAGTCTCCAAGGCCCAATTGGTCCAGGGTTCAGTCGGCCGAAACACAAACGTAACTACACTGGTTTTGGGCGAGCAGAGATCAAGAGTGTCGAAGCCAGTATCCCTGAAGGATTAAGAGAGGC ATGGAGGAAGCAT TCGGCCTCTGGTTTTACGAACAAAGACGAGTTCGAA CATGAATTGGTACGCCATGTCGAGACGACCCTCGCGCGCTCGTTATACAATTGTGATGAATT GGCTGCATATTCCGGGACTGCTCTGGCTTTCCGAGACCGTTTGATTATCGATTGGAACAAGACTCAGCAGAGACAAACTCTCAACGATCAAAAGCGAGTCTATT ATCTGTCTCTAGAGTTTCTGATGGGCCGGACCCTTGATAACGCTATGCTCAATGTGGGCATGAAGGACGTTGCTCGAG ATGGCCTGGGCGATCTGGGATTTCGTATTGAGGATGTGATCAGCCAGGAACACGATGCAGCCCTTGGTAACGGTGGTTTGGGCCGCCTGGCAGCGTGCCTGCTTGACAGCCTTGCAACCCTCAATTACCCTGCATGGGGCTACGGGCTACGCTACCGATATGGAATCTTCAAACAGGAGATAGTGGACGGTTACCAGGTTGAGATTCCTGACTATTGGCTCGACTTCAACCCCTGGGAATTTCCCCGACACGAAATTACAGTCGATATCCAGTTCTATGGCTGGGTGAGAACATACGAGGATGAAAACGGCAAAACTATAAACTCCTGGCAAGACGCTGAGACGGTACAAGCGGTGGCATATGATGTTCCTGTTCCAGGATACGGTACCCGAACGACGAACAACCTTCGTCTTTGGTCGAGCAAAGCAGCCAGCGGCGAATTTGACTTCCAAAAGTTCAATGCCGGTGACTACGAGAGTGCAGTCGCAGACCAGCAGCGGGCCGAGACGATCTCAGCTGTCCTTTACCCTAATGATAACCTGGACCGGGGTAAGGAGCTTCGATTGAAGCAGCAGTACTTTTGGTGCGCTGCCTCTCTATTTGATATCGTAAGAAGGTTCAAAAAGACAAACCGACCATGGAGCGAGTTCGCGGACCAAATTGCCATCCAGCTTAACGATACTCATCCAACTTTGGCGATAGTGGAGCTTCATCGCATCCTGATTGATAAGGAGGGGCTCACATGGGACGAATCTTGGGATATTGTCACCCAGACATTCGGCTATACTAACCATACTGTTTTGCCGGAAGCTTTAGAAAAGTGGTCGGTTCCTCTTTTGCAAAACCTGCTTCCACGACACATGCAGATCATCTACGACATCAACTTGTATTTCCTGCAAACTGTGGAAAAGAAATTCCCGGGTGACAGGGAGATTCTCTCCAGAGTTTCTATTATTGAAGAATCGCATCCGAAGATGGTTAGGATGGCTCATATAGCAGTCGTTGGCTCCCACAAGGTCAACGGTGTCGCTGAGTTGCATTCAGACCTTCTACAAAGCACTCTTTTCAGAGATTTCGTGTCTATTTACGGCCCTGACAAGTTCACGAATGTTACCAATGGAGTTACGCCTCGTCGCTGGCTTCATCAGGCCAACCCTAGATTATCCAGTCTGATTGCCTCGAAACTAGGAAGCCACGATTTCCTGACGGACCTGACCCTTTTAGAGAAAATAGAAGCATTTGCAGATGACAAGGCATTCCAGCAGGAGTGGGTAGAAATCAAAACCTTTAACAAACTCCGTCTCGCCAAACACATCAAGGAAACCACGGGGTACAGCGTCAACCCGAACTCACTGTTCGATGTCCAAGTAAAGCGCATCCACGAGTACAAACGCCAGCAGCTAAACATCTTTGGTGTTATCCACCGTTACCTCAAGATCAAATCCATGtcggcggaagagaagaagaaagttACGCCACGAGTTTCCATCTTCGGCGGTAAAGCAGCCCCAGGATACTGGATGGCGAAAACCGTCATTCATCTCATCAACGAGGTCTCGTCCGTTGTTAACAATGATGCGGAAGTAGGCGACCTTCTAAAGGTAATCTTCGTCGAAGATTACAACGTCAGCAAGGCAGAGATCATCTGCCCAGCCTCCGACATCAGCGAGCACATATCAACAGCTGGCACAGAGGGAAGCGGAACAAGCAACATGAAGTTCGTTCTCAATGGAGGCCTTATTATCGGAACATGCGATGGAGCTAAC ATCGAAATAACCCGCGAAATTGGCGAACAaaacatcttcctcttcgggaACCTGGCCGAGGACGTCGAAGATATCCGGCACAGGCATTTCTACGGCGGCTTCAAACTCGACCCTAATCTCGCGGCAGTCTTCGACGCCATTCGCTCCGGCACATTCGGCGAACCCTCGCACTTCTCTGCCCTGCTTGCCTCCATCGCCGAACACGGAGACTATTATCTTGTCTCAGACGACTTCAACTCCTATATAAAGACTCAGGAGATGGTCGACGAGGCATTCAAGAATCGTGAGGAGTGGGTATCAAAGAGTATCACCAGTGTCGCGAGAATGGGCTTCTTCTCTACTGATCGAGTGATTAACGAGTATGCGGAGAGTATCTGGAATGTCGAGCCATTGGCTGTTACGGATTAG
- the sakA gene encoding mitogen-activated protein kinase HOG1 (COG:K;~EggNog:ENOG410PF8J;~InterPro:IPR017441,IPR008352,IPR008271,IPR038783, IPR003527,IPR000719,IPR011009;~PFAM:PF07714,PF00069;~go_function: GO:0004672 - protein kinase activity [Evidence IEA];~go_function: GO:0004707 - MAP kinase activity [Evidence IEA];~go_function: GO:0005524 - ATP binding [Evidence IEA];~go_process: GO:0006468 - protein phosphorylation [Evidence IEA];~go_process: GO:0051403 - stress-activated MAPK cascade [Evidence IEA]) yields MAEFVRAQIFGTTFEITSRYTDLQPVGMGAFGLVCSARDQLTAQPVAVKKIMKPFSTPVLSKRTYRELKLLKHLRHENIISLSDIFISPLEDIYFVTELLGTDLHRLLTSRPLEKQFIQYFLYQILRGLKYVHSAGVVHRDLKPSNILINENCDLKICDFGLARIQDPQMTGYVSTRYYRAPEIMLTWQKYDVEVDIWSAACIFAEMLEGKPLFPGKDHVNQFSIITELLGTPPDDVIQTICSENTLRFVKSLPKRERQPLVTKFRNADPDAVDLLERMLVFDPKKRIRAADALAHVYLAPYHDPTDEPEAEEKFDWSFNDADLPVDTWKIMMYSEILDFHNIDQSAEGNPALVEGVGLNQQGFQ; encoded by the exons ATGGCGGAATTCGTACGTGCCCAGATTTTCGGCACGACCTTTGAAATCACCAGCCG ATACACAGATTTGCAACCTGTAGGCATGGGTGCTTTTGGACTGGTCTG CTCAGCGAGGGATCAATTGACCGCCCAGCCGGTTGCCGTTAAGAAAATCATGAAGCCTTTCAGTACTCCAGTGCTCTCTAAAAGGACGTACCGTGAACTGAAGCTGCTCAAGCACCTGCGACACGAAAAC ATCATTAGCTTGAGCGATATATTTATTTCTCCCCTTGAGGACAT TTACTTCGTCACAGAACTTCTGGGTACCGATTTACATAGACTGCTTACTTCCAGGCCACTGGAGAAGCAGTTCATCCAGTATTTCTTATATCAGATTCTG CGGGGACTGAAATATGTTCATTCGGCAGGTGTTGTCCATCGTGACCTTAAGCccagcaatatcctcatcaatGAAAACTGCGATCTTAAAATTTGTGATTTCGGACTTGCGCGCATTCAAGACCCGCAGATGACAGGATATGTATCAACTAGATACTACCGTGCGCCGGAGATCATGCTCACATGGCAAAAATACGACGTCGAGGTGGACATCTGGAGTGCAGCATGCATCTTCGCCGAGATGCTGGAGGGAAAGCCTCTGTTCCCCGGAAAGGACCATGTTAACCAGTTTTCCATCATTACGGAGCTTCTTGGGACGCCTCCGGACGATGTTATCCAGACCATCTGCAGCGAGAAT ACTTTACGGTTCGTCAAGTCACTACCGAAGCGAGAGCGTCAGCCGTTGGTGACTAAATTCAGAAATGCCGACCCGGACG CTGTTGATCTCCTCGAGCGTATGCTCGTTTTCGACCCCAAGAAGCGAATCCGTGCTGCCGATGCTCTTGCACATGTATACCTAGCCCCATACCATGATCCCACCGATGAGCCTGAAGCGGAGGAGAAGTTTGACTGGTCGTTTAACGATGCTGATTTGCCCGTGGACACCTGGAAAATTATGAT GTACTCGGAGATTCTAGACTTCCACAACATCGACCAGAGTGCCGAAGGTAACCCGGCCCTTGTCGAAGGGGTTGGACTGAATCAGCAAGGGTTCCAATAG